The DNA window AGCTCGAAGCTGTCAGAGGACCCGGCCACGGCTTGCTTTAACCTTGACTTAACTAGGCTCTGTGCCAACAACATATTTTTAGGGTGGCCTCCAACGACCACTATCTCTGGGTTCCTTCCGTCAGAGGCCATCTCCCTGTACAGGTTCAGGCCGACAAACATAGCGTTAGAGTCCGGGTCCTCAGGCCTCAATATGGCAAACTGAGTGGCGGCGCTGGTAACTTCCTCATAGCCTACTATAAGTGACCTACCTAAAGTGCTACCTATATCGTCATCTATGTCTATAACAACTATCAGCGGCCGTCTGTTGGGGGTCCCTGTCTCCATGCGCTGTCTTCTCATTTTACGTGTCAACACAACAGGCTATTAGCCTTATCTTGCTCAAAGGCCGAATGTCACAATAAACCTCTTTCGCTAAGAGCCCTTTGAAAACCCATGGTTGCGTCATCAGTGCATTAGACGCCAATGGCATGTGAAACTGGGGCTCCTGTTAGTCCTAATAACACTTAAGCGCTGTTCTTACAGGCCTCTACTATTGCCTCTGGGGGCGCATCAGTTCTAAAGCCTACGGGGCTCATGTGTGTTTTAGCAAAAACGTAACCCCACGATTCAAGCTTATGTCTTATAAAGTCCATCTTGGGTATGTTATGCTTTGTCGCAGAGCAGATCTCATCTAGCCTCTGATGGAAGGCCCTCTGTAGCTTAGCTTCCTCGCCTATTAACTCAAGCACCTTGAGCGCAAGACTAAGACTTCCTTGATAATTGTACTTAGCAATGTTATTATCAGAAAGCAGACCATTAATCATGTCTTTATCCCAGAGATCACCAATCCAAATGGGTCCATAGCAACTCTCTGAGGCCTCAACCTTCTGCATAGTTATGACACCATCCTTGATTGTGATGCACCCTAAGTTCTCCTCAAGAGTCCTTAAGGCCCTCTGGCCTCCCCGCTCAAACGTTGCAAAAACCCTGGCGTAGTGACCGACGCTGAACGAAAACAGAGGCCTCAAAGCCTTATCATGAGACGCCGCCTCCCTAGCCATAAATCCAATGAGAACGCGCAACGCTACCTCACGGTAGTTCCTAGTGGGCGGGGGCGGACTGAGGAGCCAGTACTTTCTCTTGGCTGCATGTCTCTTCGGACCGCCGAGAACAGCTAGGTCGGTGGCGGTTACTGCCAGGACCCCTCCCTTAGAGGTGGCGGCTACGCTGGCGCTGATGAAAGGGGCCGGGCTCCCGAAGGGGTCGATCTCAACGACGTCAAAGGTCTCCCCGATCTCGTGCGTGAGCGAAAAGAGCAGCGCGTTGGCGTCCCTGTTTGAGGCCATGGCTACGTCGTTGAGAGCGTTG is part of the Acidilobus sp. 7A genome and encodes:
- a CDS encoding tRNA (guanine(26)-N(2))-dimethyltransferase, producing MRLAVIREGKALLYIPDPRTALNVRSGKLEPAWLRVFYNPEMELNRDLSVQVLNAYASQTSGLRSAIDALAGTGVRGLRYLLEIGGLRNTIINDIDHEAFNLIKRNIALNALNDVAMASNRDANALLFSLTHEIGETFDVVEIDPFGSPAPFISASVAATSKGGVLAVTATDLAVLGGPKRHAAKRKYWLLSPPPPTRNYREVALRVLIGFMAREAASHDKALRPLFSFSVGHYARVFATFERGGQRALRTLEENLGCITIKDGVITMQKVEASESCYGPIWIGDLWDKDMINGLLSDNNIAKYNYQGSLSLALKVLELIGEEAKLQRAFHQRLDEICSATKHNIPKMDFIRHKLESWGYVFAKTHMSPVGFRTDAPPEAIVEACKNSA